A genomic segment from Brachionichthys hirsutus isolate HB-005 unplaced genomic scaffold, CSIRO-AGI_Bhir_v1 contig_1476, whole genome shotgun sequence encodes:
- the LOC137914215 gene encoding uncharacterized protein, with product MFGSGVLRGCVFFFIVVLYAHGDLSYSVMEELKRGSVIGNIAKDLGLELGRLSSRKARVDVEGNDRQYCEINLQSGDFVVAERIDREEHCGEKPSCVLKFDLLLEKPLELHRLSLQVQDVNDNAPIFQKDVLKLEIQESALKGARYRINAAHDADVGTNSVETYILEENPHFVFSIQTTSAGTKYGDLVLDKELDREEKQDIKLLLTAVDGGSPRRSGTVVIHVIVLDANDNAPVFSAAVYTATLAENSPINTPVITVSASDADEGVNGDVIYEFSRISEKSQKRFSLNEKTGEISVRGGIDYEEGNSYELFVEAKDGYGLSSEAKVTIDITDMNDNAPVINVKSLTNPVPENASPGTEVGVVNVQDRDSENNRQVRCSIQQNVPFKLVPSIKNYYSLVTTGQLDREVVSDYNITITATDEGSPPLSSSKSVQLSVADINDNPPVFEEQSYSAYVSENNKPGSTLCSVTARDPDWRQNGTVIYSVLAGEVNGAPVSSYVSVNGDTGVIHAVRSFDHEQLRSFKVHVTARDNGSPPLSSNVTVSVFISDVNDNCPQILYPAPEGSSFMTELVPKAANGGSVVSKVIAVDADSGQNAWLSYHIVKSTDPGLFTIGLHNGEIRTQRDISESDGMKQNLIVSVKDNGQPSLSATCSMYLLISDNLAEVPELKDISYDENDSKLTSYLIIALVCVSTFFLTFIIIILGVRFCHRRKPRLLFDGAVAIPGAYLPPNYADVDGTGTLRSAYNYDAYLTTGSRTSDFKFVTSYNDNTLPADQTLRKSPTDFADVFGGRNSILRAMFGSGVLRGCVFFFIVVLYAHGDLSYSVMEELKRGSVIGNIAKDLGLELGRLSSRKARVDVEGNDRQYCEINLQSGDFVVAERIDREEHCGEKPSCVLKFDLLLEKPLELHRLSLQVQDVNDNAPIFQKDVMKLEISELALKGARYRINAAHDADVGTNSVETYILEENPHFVFSIQTTSAGTKYGDLVLDKELDREEKQDIKLLLTAVDGGSPRRSGTVVIHVIVLDANDNAPVFSAAVYTATLAENSPINTPVITVSASDADEGVNGDVTYEFSRISEKSQERFSLNEKTGEISVRGGIDYEEGNSYELFVEAKDGYGLSSEAKVTIDITDMNDNAPVINVKSLTNPVPENASPGTEVGVVNVQDRDSENNRQVRCSIQQNVPFKLVPSIKNYYSLVTTGQLDREVVSDYNITITATDEGSPPLSSSKSVQLSVADINDNPPVFEEQSYSAYVSENNKPGSTLCSVTARDPDWRQNGTVIYSVLAGEVNGAPVSSYVSVNGDTGVIHAVRSFDHEQLRSFKVHVTARDNGSPPLSSNVTVSVFISDVNDNCPQILYPAPEGSSFMTELVPKAANGGSVVSKVIAVDADSGQNAWLSYHIVKSTDPGLFTIGLHNGEIRTQRDISESDSMKQNLIVSVKDNGQPSLSATCSMYLLISDNLAEVPELKDISYDEKDSKLTSYLIIALVCVSTFFLTFIIIILGVRFCRRRKPRLLFDGAVAIPGAYLPPNYADVDGTGTLRSAYNYDAYLTTGSRTSDFKFVTSYNDNTLPADQTLRKSPTDFADVFGGRDSSPEEPLVIVIFYSFHACMVGLPGTMEYYRFALLCGLASIFLVLHPVCGDVSYSMPEEMKRGSVIGNIAKDLGLDLSRLSARKARIDTEDNGVNYCAVQLNTGDLIVQERIDREALCSKKASCVLKQELVLENPLELHRINIRVQDINDNSPQFKEESLRIEIQESADKGARFLLGEAHDADIGDNSVQGYSLQQNDHFKLNVNTKAAGRKHCELVLNKELDREDNKELMLLLTAFDGGSPQRSGTVVIHVTVLDANDNVPVFGQTVYKASLPENSPLETLVITVSATDEDEGVNSEITFGFDHVFDESNLFSLDSKSGEVRVSGTIDYEKESSYEMQISAKDGLGLVSYSTLIIDITDINDNEPVINLKSLTNPVPENVSPGTEVGVVNVQDRDSENNRQVRCSIQQNVPFKLVPSIKNYYSLVTTGQLDREVVSDYNITITATDEGSPPLSSSKSVQLSVADINDNPPVFEEQSYSAYVSENNKPGSTLCSVTARDPDWRQNGTVIYSVLAGEVNGAPVSSYVSVNGDTGVIHAVRSFDHEQLRSFKVHVTARDNGSPPLSSNVTVSVFISDVNDNCPQILYPAPEGSSFMTELVPKAANGGSVVSKVIAVDADSGQNAWLSYHIVKSTDPGLFTIGLHNGEIRTQRDISESDGMKQNLIVSVKDNGQPSLSATCSMYLLISDNLAEVPELKDISYDEKDSKLTSYLIIALVCVSTFFLTFIIIILGVRFCRRRKPRLLFDGAVAIPGAYLPPNYADVDGTGTLRSAYNYDAYLTTGSRTSDFKFVTSYNDNTLPADQTLRKSPTDFADVFGDVEDCSEVGILKLINYECKVLIT from the exons ATGTTTGGAAGCGGCGTCCTTCGGGGCTGTGTCTTTTTCTTTATCGTGGTGCTTTACGCACACGGAGACCTGAGTTACTCGGTAATGGAGGAGCTCAAACGCGGATCTGTGATTGGAAACATCGCCAAGGATCTCGGGCTGGAGCTGGGCAGACTGTCTTCTCGTAAAGCTCGGGTAGATGTGGAAGGTAACGACAGACAATACTGCGAGATCAACCTTCAAAGCGGTGATTTTGTCGTTGCGGAAAGAATAGACCgagaggagcactgtggagaaAAACCCTCGTGTGTTCTCAAATTCGACCTCCTACTAGAGAAGCCTTTGGAGTTACACCGATTGTCCCTGCAAGTGCAAGATGTAAACGACAATGCTCCGATTTTCCAAAAAGATGTGTTGAAACTGGAGATCCAAGAGTCGGCATTAAAAGGAGCAAGGTATCGCATTAACGCAGCACACGATGCTGACGTAGGAACGAATTCCGTTGAGACGTATATTTTGGAAGAAAACCCTCACTTTGTATTCAGTATTCAGACGACAAGTGCAGGCACCAAATATGGAGATTTGGTTTTAGACAAGGAATTAGACcgagaggagaaacaggatatAAAATTATTACTGACAGCTGTGGATGGAGGTTCGCCTCGGAGATCCGGGACTGTAGTCATACACGTCATTGTCCTCGATGCTAATGATAACGCCCCAGTCTTCTCTGCGGCAGTCTATACAGCCACGTTAGCAGAGAACTCCCCGATAAATACCCCTGTTATTACAGTAAGTGCATCAGATGCAGACGAAGGCGTCAATGGAGACGTCATATATGAATTTAGTCGAATCTCTGAAAAATCACAAAAGCGTTTTTCATTAAATGAGAAAACTGGAGAAATCAGTGTGAGAGGTGGCATAGATTATGAAGAAGGAAACAGTTATGAATTGTTTGTTGAAGCTAAAGATGGTTACGGTCTCTCGTCAGAAGCAAAGGTGACCATTGACATCACTGATATGAACGACAACGCACCGGTGATAAATGTAAAATCCCTGACCAATCCCGTACCTGAGAATGCGTCACCTGGTACAGAGGTGGGCGTGGTTAACGTGCAGGATAGAGACTCTGAGAACAACCGACAGGTCCGCTGTTCTATTCAGCAGAACGTCCCTTTCAAGTTGGTTCcgtccattaaaaactattattctctggtgaccacaggacaactggaccgtgaagtagtgtctgattacaacattacaatcactgccactgacgagggctctccacctctgtcctcctctaaaagtgtccagttatctgtagcagacatcaacgacaacccacctgtgtttgaggaacagtcctacagcgcatatgtgagtgaaaataacaaacctggcTCCACTTTATGTTCCGTTACTGCTCGAGACCCCGACTGGAGGCAGAACGGTACCGTCATTTATTCAGTGTTAGCCGGTGAGGTGAACGGTGCCCCGGTGTCCTCCTACGTATCCGttaacggagacacgggggtgatccacgctgtgaggtcgtttgatcatgaacagctgaggagttttaaagtccacgtgacggccagagacaacggttctcctccgctcagcagcaacgtgaccgtcagtgtgttcatatcggatgtgaatgacaactgtcctcagatcctgtaccccgccccggagggcagctcgttcatgaccgagctggtccccaaagctgcaaacggaggctctgtggtgtccaaagtgatagcggtggacgcggactccggacagaacgcctggctgtcctatcatatagtcaaatccacggatccgggacttttcactattggcctccacaacggagagatcaggacccagcgggacatttcagaatctgacggcatgaaacagaaccttatcgtgtcagtgaaagataacggacagccctctctctccgccacctgctccatgtatttactgatttctgataacttggctgaggtgccagaactgaaggacatttcttatgaCGAGAATGATTCCAAACTGACGTCTTATCTGATCatcgctctggtgtgtgtgtccaccttctttctgaccttcatcatcatcatcctgggtGTGAGGTTCTGTCACAGGAGAAAGCCCAGACtgttgtttgatggagcagtCGCCATCCCCGGCGCGTATCTGCCTCCTAATTACGCAGACGTTGACGGCACAGGAACTTTACGCAGCGCTTACAATTATGACGCATACCTGACAACAGGATCGAGAACCAGTGACTTCAAGTTTGTGACGtcatacaatgacaacacactgcctgctgaccagactctgaggaaaagcccAACAGACTTTGCTGATGTGTTTGGAG GACGCAATTCAATACTGAGAGCCATGTTTGGAAGCGGCGTCCTTCGGGGCTGTGTCTTTTTCTTTATCGTGGTGCTTTACGCACACGGAGACCTGAGTTACTCGGTAATGGAGGAGCTCAAACGCGGATCTGTGATTGGAAACATCGCCAAGGATCTCGGGCTGGAGCTGGGCAGACTGTCTTCTCGTAAAGCGCGGGTAGATGTGGAAGGTAACGACAGACAATACTGCGAGATCAACCTTCAAAGCGGTGATTTTGTCGTTGCGGAAAGAATAGACCgagaggagcactgtggagaaAAACCCTCGTGTGTTCTCAAATTCGACCTCCTACTAGAGAAGCCTTTGGAGTTACACCGATTGTCCCTGCAAGTGCAAGATGTAAACGACAATGCTCCGATTTTCCAAAAAGATGTGATGAAACTGGAGATCAGCGAGTTGGCATTAAAAGGAGCAAGGTATCGCATTAACGCAGCACACGATGCTGACGTAGGAACGAATTCCGTTGAGACGTATATTTTGGAAGAAAACCCTCACTTTGTGTTCAGTATTCAGACGACAAGTGCAGGCACCAAATATGGAGATTTGGTTTTAGACAAGGAATTAGACcgagaggagaaacaggatatAAAATTATTACTGACAGCTGTGGATGGAGGTTCGCCTCGGAGATCCGGGACTGTAGTCATACACGTCATTGTCCTCGATGCTAATGATAACGCCCCAGTCTTCTCTGCGGCAGTCTATACAGCCACGTTGGCAGAGAACTCCCCGATAAATACCCCTGTTATTACAGTAAGTGCATCAGATGCAGACGAAGGCGTCAATGGAGACGTGACATATGAATTTAGTCGAATCTCTGAAAAATCACAAGAGCGTTTTTCATTAAATGAGAAAACTGGAGAAATCAGTGTGAGAGGTGGCATAGATTATGAAGAGGGAAACAGTTACGAATTGTTTGTTGAAGCTAAAGATGGTTACGGTCTCTCGTCAGAAGCAAAGGTGACCATTGACATCACTGATATGAACGACAACGCACCGGTGATAAATGTAAAATCCCTGACCAATCCCGTACCTGAGAACGCGTCACCTGGTACAGAGGTGGGCGTGGTTAACGTGCAGGATAGAGACTCTGAGAATAACCGACAGGTCCGCTGTTCTATTCAGCAGAACGTCCCTTTCAAGTTGGTTCcgtccattaaaaactattattctctggtgaccacaggacaactggaccgtgaagtagtgtctgattacaacattacaatcactgccactgacgagggctctccacctctgtcctcctctaaaagtgtccagttatctgtagcagacatcaacgacaacccacctgtgtttgaggaacagtcctacagcgcatatgtgagtgaaaataacaaacctggctccactttatgttccgttactgctcgagaccccgactggagacagaacggtaccgtcatttattctgtgttagccggtgaggtgaacggtgccccggtgtcctcctacgtatccgttaacggagacacgggggTGATCCATGCTGTGAGGTCGTTTGATCATGAACAGCTAAGGAGTTTTAAAGTCCACGTGACGGCCAGAGACAAcggttctcctccgctcagcagcaacgtgaccgtcagtgtgttcatatcggatgtgaatgacaactgtcctcagatcctgtaccccgccccggagggcagctcgttcatgaccgagctggtccccaaagctgcaaacggaggctctgtggtgtccaaagtgatagcggtggacgcggactccggacagaacgcctggctgtcctatcatatagtcaaatccacggatccgggacttttcactattggcctccacaacggagagatcaggacccagcgggacatttcagaatctgacagcatgaaacagaatcttatcgtgtcagtgaaagataacggacagccctctctctccgccacctgctccatgtatttactgatttctgataacttggctgaggtgccagaactgaaggacatttcttatgacgagaaggattccaaactgacatcttatctgatcatcgctctggtgtgtgtgtccaccttctttctgaccttcatcatcatcatcctgggtGTGAGGTTCTGTCGCAGGAGAAAGCCCAGACtgttgtttgatggagcagtCGCCATCCCCGGCGCTTATCTGCCTCCTAATTACGCAGACGTTGACGGCACAGGAACTTTACGCAGCGCTTACAATTATGACGCATACCTGACAACGGGATCGAGAACCAGTGACTTCAAGTTTGTGACGtcatacaatgacaacacactgcctgctgaccagactctgaggaaaagcccAACAGACTTTGCTGATGTGTTTGGAGGTCGTGACAGTTCTCCTGAG GAACCACTGGTAATTGTTATATTTTATAGTTTTCATGCGTGTATGGTCGGTCTCCCAGGAACAATGGAATATTACAGATTTGCGCTGCTCTGCGGCCTCGCGTCTATTTTTCTCGTCCTCCACCCCGTATGCGGAGATGTCAGCTACTCGATGCCAGAGGAGATGAAACGTGGATCTGTAATTGGAAATATCGCCAAGGATCTGGGACTTGATTTGTCCAGACTTTCTGCTCGCAAGGCCCGCATCGACACGGAGGATAACGGTGTTAATTACTGCGCTGTGCAGCTCAACACCGGAGACTTGATCGTTCAAGAGAGGATTGACAGAGAAGCGCTTTGTTCAAAAAAGGCTTCGTGTGTTTTAAAGCAGGAACTTGTGTTGGAAAATCCTTTAGAACTGCACCGCATTAATATCCGCGTTCAGGACATCAACGATAATTCACCGCAGTTTAAAGAGGAATCCCTGAGAATTGAGATTCAGGAATCTGCTGATAAGGGTGCGCGTTTTCTTCTTGGTGAGGCGCACGATGCGGACATCGGAGATAATTCTGTTCAGGGCTActcactgcagcagaatgatcatttcaaattaaacgTAAATACGAAAGCAGCTGGACGAAAACACTGTGAATTAGTGTTAAATAAAGAATTGGATAGAGAGGACAACAAAGAGCTTATGTTACTGCTTACAGCATTTGATGGCGGCTCTCCTCAGAGATCAGGTACTGTAGTCATACACGTCACTGTGCTGGATGCTAACGATAATGTTCCAGTGTTTGGTCAGACGGTCTATAAAGCCAGTCTGCCTGAAAACTCTCCTCTGGAGACGTTGGTGATTACAGTCAGTGctactgatgaagatgagggagTGAACAGTGAAATTACCTTCGGCTTTGATCATGTCTTTGATGAAAGTAACTTGTTTTCCTTGGATTCTAAATCAGGAGAGGTGAGAGTATCTGGAACTATTGATTATGAGAAAGAATCGTCATATGAAATGCAGATAAGCGCAAAAGATGGTTTGGGATTAGTGTCATACTCAACTCTAATTATTGATATCACTGATATAAATGACAATGAACCTGTTATTAACCTGAAGTCACTGACCAATCCCGTACCTGAGAACGTGTCACCTGGTACAGAGGTGGGCGTGGTTAACGTGCAGGACAGAGACTCTGAGAATAACCGACAGGTCCGCTGTTCTATTCAGCAGAACGTCCCTTTCAAGTTGGTTCcgtccattaaaaactattattctctggtgaccacaggacaactggaccgtgaagtagtgtctgattacaacattacaatcactgccactgacgagggctctccacctctgtcctcctctaaaagtgtccagttatctgtagcagacatcaacgacaacccacctgtgtttgaggaacagtcctacagcgcatatgtgagtgaaaataacaaacctggctccactttatgttccgttactgctcgagaccccgactggagacagaacggtaccgtcatttattctgtgctagccggtgaggtgaacggtgccccggtgtcctcctacgtatccgttaacggagacacgggggtgatccacgctgtgaggtcgtttgatcatgaacagctgaggagttttaaagtccacgtgacggccagagacaacggttctcctccgctcagcagcaacgtgaccgtcagtgtgttcatatcggatgtgaatgacaactgtcctcagatcctgtaccccgccccggagggcagctcgttcatgaccgagctggtccccaaagctgcaaacggaggctctgtggtgtccaaagtgatagcggtggacgcggactccggacagaacgcctggctgtcctatcatatagtcaaatccacggatccgggacttttcactattggcctccacaacggagagatcaggacccagcgggacatttcagaatctgacggcatgaaacagaaccttatcgtgtcagtgaaagataacggacagccctctctctccgccacctgctccatgtatttactgatttctgataacttggctgaggtgccagaactgaaggacatttcttatgacgagaaggattccaaactgacgtcttatctgatcatcgctctggtgtgtgtgtccaccttctttctgaccttcatcatcatcatcctcggtGTGAGGTTCTGTCGCAGGAGAAAGCCCAGACtgttgtttgatggagcagtCGCCATCCCCGGCGCTTACCTGCCTCCTAATTACGCAGACGTTGACGGCACAGGAACTTTACGCAGCGCTTACAATTATGACGCATACCTGACAACAGGATCTAGAACCAGTGACTTCAAGTTTGTGACGtcatacaatgacaacacactgcctgctgaccagactctgaggaaaagcccAACAGACTTTGCTGATGTGTTTGGAGACGTAGAAGATTGTTCTGAGGTAGGAAtactcaaattaattaattatgaatgcAAAGTACTCATCACCTGA
- the LOC137914214 gene encoding protocadherin gamma-A4-like, with the protein MDSKVILLQTCGFILLYFDAAYGDLSYSLPEEMKRGSVVGNLAKDLGLETGALSKRRARIDAEGTDKRFCDINLSNGELIVADRIDREGLCGEKASCVLKHELVLENPLELHRITLHVQDINDNSPQFKEELINIEIQESADKGARFVIEDAHDADVGKNSVQQYNLKKNDHFILAANENTIELVLDKELDRENQQEINLLLTALDGGSPQRSGTVVIHVTVLDANDNAPVFSQAVYKASLPENSPLDTVVVTVNAADADEGVNGDVTYEFGHVTDDVKKIFSIHRKLGEIKLIGALDYESTSSFEIRVKAKDGLGLSSYSKVIISITDVNDNAPVINLKSLTNPVPENVSPGTEVGVVNVQDRDSGNNRQVRCSIQQNVPLKLVPSIKNYYSLVTTGQLDREVVSDYNITITATDEGSPPLSSSKSVQLSVADINDNPPVFEEQSYSAYVSENNKPGSTLCSVTARDPDWRQNGTVIYSVLAGEVNGAPVSSYVSVNGDTGVIHAVRSFDHEQLRSFKVHVTARDNGSPPLSSNVTVSVFISDVNDNCPQILYPAPEGSSFMTELVPKAANGGSVVSKVIAVDADSGQNAWLSYHIVKSTDPGLFTIGLHNGEIRTQRDISESDGMKQNLIVSVKDNGQPSLSATCSMYLLISDNLAEVPELKDISYDEKDSKLTSYLIIALVCVSTFFLTFIIIILGVRFCRRRKPRLLFDGAVAIPGAYLPPNYADVDGAGTLRSAYNYDAYLTTGSRTSDFKFVTSYNDNTLPADQTLRKSPTDFVDVFGDNDVSPEVGNRLNSF; encoded by the coding sequence ATGGATTCGAAAGTAATTTTGCTCCAAACGTGCGGATTTATCCTCCTTTATTTTGATGCTGCATATGGAGACCTGAGCTATTCGCTTCCAGAGGAGATGAAACGAGGATCAGTTGTTGGAAACCTTGCCAAGGATCTCGGGCTGGAGACGGGCGCTCTCTCCAAAAGAAGAGCGCGCATTGACGCCGAGGGGACGGACAAACGTTTCTGTGACATCAACCTCAGTAACGGAGAATTGATTGTCGCCGACAGGATTGACCGGGAGGGGCTTTGTGGAGAGAAAGCTTCGTGCGTCCTGAAACACGAGCTTGTGCTGGAGAATCCTCTCGAGCTCCATCGCATCACTCTTCATGTTCAAGATATCAATGATAACTCACCACAATTTAAGGAAGAGCTAATCAATATAGAAATTCAGGAGTCTGCAGATAAGGGAGCTCGTTTTGTCATAGAGGATGCGCACGATGCGGATGTTGGAAAAAATTCAGTTCAGCAGTACAACCTCaagaaaaatgatcattttattttggctgctaatgaaaacacaatcGAGCTCGTTCTAGATAAAGAGCTTGATCGAGAAAATCAGCAAGAGATTAATTTGCTCCTCACAGCTCTGGATGGCGGCTCTCCTCAGAGATCAGGTACTGTAGTCATTCACGTCACCGTGCTGGATGCTAATGATAACGCCCCGGTGTTCAGCCAGGCCGTCTATAAAGCCAGTCTGCCTGAAAACTCTCCTCTGGATACTGTAGTGGTCACAGTGAACGCTGCGGACGCAGACGAGGGAGTCAACGGAGATGTGACGTATGAATTTGGACACGTGACTGATGATGTGAAGAAAATATTTAGCATTCACCGTAAATTGGGAGAAATAAAACTAATTGGTGCTTTAGATTATGAAAGTACTTCATCATTTGAAATCCGCGTTAAAGCTAAAGATGGATTAGGTCTTTCATCTTATTCTAAAGTCATTATTTCTATCACTGATGTCAATGACAACGCTCCTGTTATTAACCTGAAGTCACTGACCAATCCCGTACCTGAGAACGTGTCACCTGGTACAGAGGTGGGCGTGGTTAACGTGCAGGACAGAGACTCTGGGAATAACCGACAGGTCCGCTGTTCTATTCAGCAGAACGTCCCTTTAAAGTTGGTTCcgtccattaaaaactattattctctggtgaccacaggacaactggaccgtgaagtagtgtctgattacaacattacaatcactgccactgacgagggctctccacctctgtcctcctctaaaagtgtccagttatctgtagcagacatcaacgacaacccacctgtgtttgaggaacagtcctacagcgcatatgtgagtgaaaataacaaacctggctccactttatgttccgttactgctcgagaccccgactggagacagaacggtaccgtcatttattctgtgctagccggtgaggtgaacggtgccccggtgtcctcctacgtatccgttaacggagacacgggggtgatccacgctgtgaggtcgtttgatcatgaacagctgaggagttttaaagtccacgtgacggccagagacaacggttctcctccgctcagcagcaacgtgaccgtcagtgtgttcatatcggatgtgaatgacaactgtcctcagatcctgtaccccgccccggagggcagctcgttcatgaccgagctggtccccaaagctgcaaacggaggctctgtggtgtccaaagtgatagcggtggacgcggactccggacagaacgcctggctgtcctatcatatagtcaaatccacggatccgggacttttcactattggcctccacaacggagagatcaggacccagcgggacatttcagaatctgacggcatgaaacagaaccttatcgtgtcagtgaaagataacggacagccctctctctccgccacctgctccatgtatttactgatttctgataacttggctgaggtgccagaactgaaggacatttcttatgacgagaaggattccaaactgacgtcttatctgatcatcgctctggtgtgtgtgtccaccttctttctcaccttcatcatcatcatcctcggtGTGAGGTTCTGTCGCAGGAGAAAGCCCAGACtgttgtttgatggagcagtCGCCATCCCCGGCGCTTATCTGCCTCCTAATTACGCAGACGTTGACGGCGCAGGAACTTTACGCAGCGCTTACAATTATGACGCATACCTGACAACGGGATCTAGAACCAGTGACTTCAAGTTTGTGACGtcatacaatgacaacacactgcctgctgaccagactctgaggaaaagcccAACCGACTTCGTTGATGTATTCGGAGATAATGATGTTTCTCCCGAGGTAGGAAATCGACTAAATTCCTTTTAA